One Mastacembelus armatus chromosome 10, fMasArm1.2, whole genome shotgun sequence DNA window includes the following coding sequences:
- the LOC113144287 gene encoding neuronal acetylcholine receptor subunit beta-2-like encodes MAAPVNTTLALLVLTVATALCAEVEERLVSHLLSPERYNKLIRPAVNNSQQVTIYIQVSLAQLINVNEREQIMTTNCWLSQIWNDYRLMWDPEEYEGIKKIRLPSQHIWLPDIVLYNNADGTYEVSFYSNAVVSNNGEINWLPPAIYKSACKIEVRDFPFDQQNCTLKFRSWTYDHTEIDLILLSDFASRDDFKPSGEWDIVSLPGRKNEDPNDIRYLDITYDFIIKRKPLFYTINLIIPCILITSLAILVFYLPSDCGEKMTLCISVLLALTVFLLLISKIVPPTSLAVPLIGKYLMFTMVLVTFSIVTSVCVLNVHHRSPSTHTMPSWVKHVFLYRLPSYLFMRRPGSSNIREKFRKKHQRRSYSDQKLRGADGGTGSPVGMADSSSSFFVNEESAKRYGWKISDSSENTEFRKRMTLKCNIDVEDAVNGVRYIAEKMKSEDDDEGIIEDWKYVAMVIDRLFLWIFVCVCVVGTVGLFMQPLFQSYNTPIIDDMDHN; translated from the exons ATGGCAGCCCCGGTGAATACAACGTTGGCTCTCCTGGTTCTCACCGTGGCAA CTGCCTTGTGTGCTGAGGTAGAGGAGCGGCTGGTGAGTCACCTGTTGTCCCCCGAGCGTTACAACAAGCTGATCAGACCAGCTGTTAACAACAGCCAACAGGTCACCATTTACATCCAGGTGTCTCTAGCCCAGCTGATCAATGTG AATGAGAGGGAGCAGATCATGACCACCAACTGCTGGCTCAGTCAG ATATGGAATGACTACAGATTAATGTGGGACCCTGAAGAGTATGAGGGAATCAAGAAAATCCGCCTCCCGTCCCAACACATCTGGCTGCCAGATATCGTCCTTTACAACAA TGCTGATGGGACCTATGAAGTCTCATTCTACTCCAATGCAGTGGTCTCCAACAATGGCGAAATTAACTGGCTCCCACCAGCTATTTATAAGTCAGCCTGCAAAATTGAAGTCCGTGATTTCCCCTTCGACCAGCAAAACTGTACTCTCAAGTTCCGCTCCTGGACTTATGACCACACTGAGATCGATCTCATCCTACTAAGTGACTTTGCCAGTCGTGACGACTTCAAACCCAGTGGTGAGTGGGATATTGTCTCACTCCCAGGACGCAAGAATGAAGACCCTAATGACATCAGGTACCTGGATATCACTTATGACTTTATTATCAAGAGAAAACCTCTGTTCTACACCATCAACCTGATTATCCCCTGTATCCTGATCACATCCCTAGCTATTCTGGTGTTTTACCTCCCGTCAGACTGTGGTGAGAAGATGACTCTCTGCATCTCTGTTCTCCTGGCCCTGACTGTGTTTTTACTTCTAATCTCAAAGATTGTGCCACCTACTTCTTTAGCAGTACCTTTGATTGGGAAGTACCTGATGTTTACCATGGTGCTGGTCACCTTCTCCATCGtcaccagtgtttgtgtgctcaaTGTGCACCATCGGTCCCCAAGTACTCACACTATGCCTTCTTGGGTCAAGCATGTCTTTCTATACCGCCTCCCATCTTACCTCTTCATGCGGAGACCCGGTAGCTCCAATATTCGTGAGAAGTTCCGGAAAAAACACCAGAGGCGATCGTACTCAGACCAGAAGCTACGCGGAGCAGACGGAGGGACCGGGAGTCCTGTAGGAATGGCAGATTCCTCCTCGTCTTTCTTTGTCAACGAGGAGTCGGCCAAACGCTACGGCTGGAAGATCAGCGACTCGTCAGAGAACACAGAGTTCAGGAAGAGGATGACACTCAAGTGCAACATTGATGTGGAGGATGCTGTAAATGGAGTGCGCTACATCGCTGAAAAGATGAAgagtgaggatgatgatgaaggg atCATTGAAGACTGGAAGTACGTGGCCATGGTGATCGACCGTCTCTTCCTGTGGATCttcgtgtgtgtatgtgtggtcgGGACAGTGGGTCTTTTCATGCAGCCTCTGTTCCAGAGTT